Part of the Geitlerinema sp. PCC 9228 genome is shown below.
CATGTGGGGATTGTATCCCCATAGCAAGCGGTTGCCCCATGCCCAAGTACCGCATCCCATGGTGGGCAAAAAAAGCTCTCCATCCGTTGGCATGACCATCTCCAACTCGTTTCGTTCAATATCTTGAGATTTTATCGTATCCGTTGACGCTTAGCTCTATGAATAAATTTGACTGGATGGAACGTCTTTCCCTCCTCGAACATTTGGAAGGCGGTTATTTTGCAGAAATTTATCGTTCCCCAACATCGATGGACACGAACCGCGAAGGCAAAGAACGTGCCGTGCTTACTTCAATTTATTATATGTTAACCGACGATCGTCCCATCGATCGCTTTCACAAAAATCAATCCGATATC
Proteins encoded:
- a CDS encoding cupin domain-containing protein; its protein translation is MNKFDWMERLSLLEHLEGGYFAEIYRSPTSMDTNREGKERAVLTSIYYMLTDDRPIDRFHKNQSDI